A genome region from Candidatus Woesearchaeota archaeon includes the following:
- a CDS encoding macrocin O-methyltransferase, translating into MKGIKIIKKLVNSSFNLLGYRISTAKLPKDMDRGFVHLYERCKSYTLTSKERMFALYKAVQYVVDSGKKGALVECGVWKGGSAMLMAYSLKAKGDAGRDLYLYDTFTGMTKPTEKDRFAYNNSSTLKIWHSQNKKDHNDWAYAPFKEVRKNMKSTRYPPDKIKYVKGKVEDTLPKTAPSKISLLRLDTDWYESTYHELKYLYPRLVKGGVLIIDDYGFFKGAREPVEQYFSEKNISILLNRIDHSGRIAVKA; encoded by the coding sequence ATGAAAGGGATTAAAATAATAAAAAAATTAGTCAATAGCTCTTTTAATTTACTAGGATATAGGATAAGCACGGCTAAGCTGCCGAAGGATATGGACCGAGGCTTTGTGCATCTATATGAAAGATGCAAATCTTATACTTTAACTTCCAAGGAGAGAATGTTTGCCTTATACAAAGCAGTACAATATGTTGTTGACTCCGGGAAAAAGGGTGCGCTTGTAGAATGCGGTGTATGGAAGGGCGGCAGCGCAATGTTGATGGCGTATTCCCTAAAGGCCAAAGGGGATGCCGGAAGAGACTTATATCTTTACGACACATTTACAGGCATGACCAAACCAACGGAAAAGGACAGGTTTGCTTATAATAATTCAAGCACGCTAAAAATATGGCACTCTCAGAACAAAAAAGATCATAATGACTGGGCATATGCCCCCTTTAAGGAAGTCCGGAAAAATATGAAGTCAACCCGTTATCCCCCTGATAAAATAAAATATGTTAAAGGCAAGGTAGAAGACACCCTGCCCAAAACAGCGCCCTCTAAAATATCTTTGCTTAGACTTGATACAGATTGGTACGAATCTACATATCATGAACTTAAGTATCTTTATCCGAGGCTAGTGAAGGGAGGAGTTTTAATAATAGATGATTACGGATTTTTTAAAGGAGCCAGGGAGCCAGTAGAACAGTATTTCTCTGAAAAAAATATATCAATTTTGCTGAATAGGATAGACCATAGCGGCAGAATAGCTGTCAAAGCTTAG